The following proteins are co-located in the Megalobrama amblycephala isolate DHTTF-2021 linkage group LG12, ASM1881202v1, whole genome shotgun sequence genome:
- the zgc:112962 gene encoding proteoglycan 4 isoform X7: MASEGDFGLPQKSQPQTRMSENEKETQNVLHSEPESMKEVDKENDNNKPVKSEGAVDSSGNSAPKKEEKTQPRNDPQSEPKPETTEKVDEGNISKLEKTGEKTQPRNDPQSEPKPETTNKVDEGNISKLEKTGEKTQPRNDPQSEPKPETTEKVDEEKTQLRNDPQSEPKPETTEKVDEGNISKLEKTGAVDSSGNSAPKKEEKTQPRNDPQSEPKPETTEKVDEGNISKLEKTGEKTQPRNDPQSEPKPETTEKVDEGNISKLEKTGAVDSSGNSAPKKEEKTQPRNDPQSEPKPETTEKVDEEKTQPRNDPQSEPKPETTEKVDEGNISKLEKTGAVDSSGNSAPKKEEKTQPRNDPQSEPKPETTNKVDEEKTQLRNDPQSEPKPETTNKVDEGNISKLEKTGEKTQPRNDPQSEPKPETTNKVDEGNISKLEKTGAVDSSGNSAPKKEEKTQPRNDPQSEPKPETTNKVDEGNISKLEKTGAVDSSGNSAPKKEEKTQPRNDPQSEPKPETTNKVDEGNISKLEKTGEKTQLRNDPQSEPKPETTNKVDEEKTQPRNDPQSEPKPETTEKVDEEKTQPRNDPQSEPKPETTNKVDEGNISKLEKTGAVDSSGNSAPKKEEKTQPRNDPQSEPKPETTEKVDEEKTQPRNDPQSEPKPETTEKVDEDVGLSGDSSPDVGTKKEDEQLQHTATSELPQERQPQIRVGGNEKLLLIGVAVLLAAIFYAIFFHPKSTPPVPNEFNVVDVFNQEMEKLKTSFPNQRPELWRRSQIHLRRHLKTERPTEPVSLILTSGHRAERTLGCLARCLAQAFSTARNSSVLNINGKSKASQDSDQVKLDIDSELRKAFDGKTFAAVIHRFEELPPGSTLIFYRYCDHENAAYKNVFLAFTVMLDAEVEVPSDVGLGRVEEMVQEHVKQKFVSSDKLATFNEMDVDKLSGLWSRISHLILPVAAEETIEQQGCGDCDKSF; the protein is encoded by the exons ATGGCAAGCGAAGGCGACTTtg GACTTCCACAAAAAAGCCAACCACAGACCAGAATGTCAGAGAATGAGA AGGAGACACAGAACGTCCTTCACTCTGAACCTGAATCTATGAAAGAAGTAGATAAAGagaatgataataataaacctgTGAAGAGTGAAGGAG CTGTTGACTCGTCTGGTAATTCTGCACCTAAAAAGGAAG AAAAGACTCAGCCCAGGAACGATCCACAATCTGAACCTAAACCTGAAACTACAGAAAAAGTGGATGAAGGTAACATCAGTAAACTTGAGAAGACAGGAG AGAAGACTCAGCCCAGGAACGATCCACAATCTGAACCTAAACCTGAAACTACAAATAAAGTGGATGAAGGTAACATCAGTAAACTTGAGAAGACAggag AGAAGACTCAGCCCAGGAACGATCCACAATCTGAACCTAAACCTGAAACTACAGAAAAAGTGGATGAAG AGAAGACTCAGCTCAGGAACGATCCACAATCTGAACCTAAACCTGAAACTACAGAAAAAGTGGATGAAGGTAACATCAGTAAACTTGAGAAGACAGGAG CTGTTGACTCGTCTGGTAATTCTGCACCTAAAAAGGAAG AGAAGACTCAGCCCAGGAACGATCCACAATCTGAACCGAAACCTGAAACTACAGAAAAAGTGGATGAAGGTAACATCAGTAAACTTGAGAAGACAGGAG AGAAGACTCAGCCCAGGAACGATCCACAATCTGAACCGAAACCTGAAACTACAGAAAAAGTGGATGAAGGTAACATCAGTAAACTTGAGAAGACAGGAG CTGTTGACTCGTCTGGTAATTCTGCACCTAAAAAGGAAG AGAAGACTCAGCCCAGGAACGATCCACAATCTGAACCTAAACCTGAAACTACAGAAAAAGTGGATGAAG AGAAGACTCAGCCCAGGAACGATCCACAATCTGAACCGAAACCTGAAACTACAGAAAAAGTGGATGAAGGTAACATCAGTAAACTTGAGAAGACAGGAG CTGTTGACTCGTCTGGTAATTCTGCACCTAAAAAGGAAG AGAAGACTCAGCCCAGGAACGATCCACAATCTGAACCTAAACCTGAAACTACAAATAAAGTGGATGAAG AGAAGACTCAGCTCAGGAACGATCCACAATCTGAACCTAAACCTGAAACTACAAATAAAGTGGATGAAGGTAACATCAGTAAACTTGAGAAGAcaggag AGAAGACTCAGCCCAGGAACGATCCACAATCTGAACCTAAACCTGAAACTACAAATAAAGTGGATGAAGGTAACATCAGTAAACTTGAGAAGACAGGAG CTGTTGACTCGTCTGGTAATTCTGCACCTAAAAAGGAAG AGAAGACTCAGCCCAGGAACGATCCACAATCTGAACCTAAACCTGAAACTACAAATAAAGTGGATGAAGGTAACATCAGTAAACTTGAGAAGAcaggag CTGTTGACTCGTCTGGTAATTCTGCACCTAAAAAGGAAG AGAAGACTCAGCCCAGGAACGATCCACAATCTGAACCTAAACCTGAAACTACAAATAAAGTGGATGAAGGTAACATCAGTAAACTTGAGAAGAcaggag AGAAGACTCAGCTCAGGAACGATCCACAATCTGAACCTAAACCTGAAACTACAAATAAAGTGGATGAAG AGAAGACTCAGCCCAGGAACGATCCACAATCTGAACCGAAACCTGAAACTACAGAAAAAGTGGATGAAG AGAAGACTCAGCCCAGGAACGATCCACAATCTGAACCTAAACCTGAAACTACAAATAAAGTGGATGAAGGTAACATCAGTAAACTTGAGAAGACAGGAG CTGTTGACTCGTCTGGTAATTCTGCACCTAAAAAGGAAG AGAAGACTCAGCCCAGGAACGATCCACAATCTGAACCTAAACCTGAAACTACAGAAAAAGTGGATGAAG AGAAGACTCAGCCCAGGAACGATCCACAATCTGAACCTAAACCTGAAACTACAGAAAAAGTGGATGAAG ATGTTGGCTTGTCTGGTGATTCTTCTCCAGATGTTGGAACTAAAAAAGAGGATG AGCAACTACAACATACCGCCACTTCTGAACTTCCACAAGAAAGACAACCACAGATCAGAGTGGGAGGGAATGAGA AACTGTTATTGATTGGTGTTGCTGTCCTACTTGCAGCTATCttttatgctattttttttCATCCTAAATCAACTCCACCTGTACCAAATGAGTTTAATGTGGTGGATGTGTTCAATCAGGAAATGGAAAAACTTAAGACTAGCTTTCCAAATCAGCGGCCAGAACTCTGGAGGAGGAGTCAGATTCATCTCAGACGCCACCTGAAAACTGAGCGTCCCACAGAACCTGTCAGCCTTATTCTTACGTCTGGTCACAGGGCTGAAAGGACACTTGGTTGTTTGGCTCGATGCTTGGCTCAAGCTTTTTCCACTGCCCGTAACTCTTCAGTTCTAAACATCAATGGAAAAAGTAAAGCATCACAAGACAGTGATCAGGTCAAGCTGGACATTGATAGTGAGTTGAGAAAAGCCTTTGATGGTAAAACATTTGCTGCAGTAATCCACCGATTTGAGGAGCTCCCTCCTGGATCCACTCTCATCTTTTACCGTTACTGTGACCATGAGAATGCGGCTTATAAGAACGTCTTCCTGGCCTTTACTGTAATGCTTGATGCAGAAGTGGAAGTGCCATCCGATGTCGGTCTAGGGAGAGTTGAGGAGATGGTTCAAGAGCACGTAAAACAGAAGTTTGTCTCCTCAGACAAGTTAGCTACGTTTAATGAAATGGATGTGGACAAACTGAGTGGACTGTGGAGCAGAATTTCACATCTCATCTTGCCAGTGGCTGCAGAAGAGACAATTGAACAACAGGGCTGTGGGGACTGTGACAAATCATTTTGA
- the zgc:112962 gene encoding torsin-1A-interacting protein 1 isoform X32: MASEGDFGLPQKSQPQTRMSENEKETQNVLHSEPESMKEVDKENDNNKPVKSEGAVDSSGNSAPKKEEKTQPRNDPQSEPKPETTEKVDEGNISKLEKTGEKTQPRNDPQSEPKPETTNKVDEGNISKLEKTGEKTQPRNDPQSEPKPETTEKVDEEKTQLRNDPQSEPKPETTEKVDEEKTQPRNDPQSEPKPETTEKVDEEKTQPRNDPQSEPKPETTEKVDEGNISKLEKTGAVDSSGNSAPKKEEKTQPRNDPQSEPKPETTEKVDEEKTQPRNDPQSEPKPETTEKVDEGNISKLEKTGAVDSSGNSAPKKEEKTQPRNDPQSEPKPETTNKVDEEKTQLRNDPQSEPKPETTNKVDEGNISKLEKTGEKTQPRNDPQSEPKPETTNKVDEGNISKLEKTGAVDSSGNSAPKKEEKTQPRNDPQSEPKPETTNKVDEGNISKLEKTGAVDSSGNSAPKKEEKTQPRNDPQSEPKPETTNKVDEGNISKLEKTGEKTQLRNDPQSEPKPETTNKVDEEKTQPRNDPQSEPKPETTEKVDEGNISKLEKTGEKTQPRNDPQSEPKPETTNKVDEGNISKLEKTGAVDSSGNSAPKKEEKTQPRNDPQSEPKPETTEKVDEEKTQPRNDPQSEPKPETTEKVDEDVGLSGDSSPDVGTKKEDEQLQHTATSELPQERQPQIRVGGNEKLLLIGVAVLLAAIFYAIFFHPKSTPPVPNEFNVVDVFNQEMEKLKTSFPNQRPELWRRSQIHLRRHLKTERPTEPVSLILTSGHRAERTLGCLARCLAQAFSTARNSSVLNINGKSKASQDSDQVKLDIDSELRKAFDGKTFAAVIHRFEELPPGSTLIFYRYCDHENAAYKNVFLAFTVMLDAEVEVPSDVGLGRVEEMVQEHVKQKFVSSDKLATFNEMDVDKLSGLWSRISHLILPVAAEETIEQQGCGDCDKSF; encoded by the exons ATGGCAAGCGAAGGCGACTTtg GACTTCCACAAAAAAGCCAACCACAGACCAGAATGTCAGAGAATGAGA AGGAGACACAGAACGTCCTTCACTCTGAACCTGAATCTATGAAAGAAGTAGATAAAGagaatgataataataaacctgTGAAGAGTGAAGGAG CTGTTGACTCGTCTGGTAATTCTGCACCTAAAAAGGAAG AAAAGACTCAGCCCAGGAACGATCCACAATCTGAACCTAAACCTGAAACTACAGAAAAAGTGGATGAAGGTAACATCAGTAAACTTGAGAAGACAGGAG AGAAGACTCAGCCCAGGAACGATCCACAATCTGAACCTAAACCTGAAACTACAAATAAAGTGGATGAAGGTAACATCAGTAAACTTGAGAAGACAggag AGAAGACTCAGCCCAGGAACGATCCACAATCTGAACCTAAACCTGAAACTACAGAAAAAGTGGATGAAG AGAAGACTCAGCTCAGGAACGATCCACAATCTGAACCTAAACCTGAAACTACAGAAAAAGTGGATGAAG AGAAGACTCAGCCCAGGAACGATCCACAATCTGAACCGAAACCTGAAACTACAGAAAAAGTGGATGAAG AGAAGACTCAGCCCAGGAACGATCCACAATCTGAACCGAAACCTGAAACTACAGAAAAAGTGGATGAAGGTAACATCAGTAAACTTGAGAAGACAGGAG CTGTTGACTCGTCTGGTAATTCTGCACCTAAAAAGGAAG AGAAGACTCAGCCCAGGAACGATCCACAATCTGAACCTAAACCTGAAACTACAGAAAAAGTGGATGAAG AGAAGACTCAGCCCAGGAACGATCCACAATCTGAACCGAAACCTGAAACTACAGAAAAAGTGGATGAAGGTAACATCAGTAAACTTGAGAAGACAGGAG CTGTTGACTCGTCTGGTAATTCTGCACCTAAAAAGGAAG AGAAGACTCAGCCCAGGAACGATCCACAATCTGAACCTAAACCTGAAACTACAAATAAAGTGGATGAAG AGAAGACTCAGCTCAGGAACGATCCACAATCTGAACCTAAACCTGAAACTACAAATAAAGTGGATGAAGGTAACATCAGTAAACTTGAGAAGAcaggag AGAAGACTCAGCCCAGGAACGATCCACAATCTGAACCTAAACCTGAAACTACAAATAAAGTGGATGAAGGTAACATCAGTAAACTTGAGAAGACAGGAG CTGTTGACTCGTCTGGTAATTCTGCACCTAAAAAGGAAG AGAAGACTCAGCCCAGGAACGATCCACAATCTGAACCTAAACCTGAAACTACAAATAAAGTGGATGAAGGTAACATCAGTAAACTTGAGAAGAcaggag CTGTTGACTCGTCTGGTAATTCTGCACCTAAAAAGGAAG AGAAGACTCAGCCCAGGAACGATCCACAATCTGAACCTAAACCTGAAACTACAAATAAAGTGGATGAAGGTAACATCAGTAAACTTGAGAAGAcaggag AGAAGACTCAGCTCAGGAACGATCCACAATCTGAACCTAAACCTGAAACTACAAATAAAGTGGATGAAG AGAAGACTCAGCCCAGGAACGATCCACAATCTGAACCGAAACCTGAAACTACAGAAAAAGTGGATGAAGGTAACATCAGTAAACTTGAGAAGACAggag AGAAGACTCAGCCCAGGAACGATCCACAATCTGAACCTAAACCTGAAACTACAAATAAAGTGGATGAAGGTAACATCAGTAAACTTGAGAAGACAGGAG CTGTTGACTCGTCTGGTAATTCTGCACCTAAAAAGGAAG AGAAGACTCAGCCCAGGAACGATCCACAATCTGAACCTAAACCTGAAACTACAGAAAAAGTGGATGAAG AGAAGACTCAGCCCAGGAACGATCCACAATCTGAACCTAAACCTGAAACTACAGAAAAAGTGGATGAAG ATGTTGGCTTGTCTGGTGATTCTTCTCCAGATGTTGGAACTAAAAAAGAGGATG AGCAACTACAACATACCGCCACTTCTGAACTTCCACAAGAAAGACAACCACAGATCAGAGTGGGAGGGAATGAGA AACTGTTATTGATTGGTGTTGCTGTCCTACTTGCAGCTATCttttatgctattttttttCATCCTAAATCAACTCCACCTGTACCAAATGAGTTTAATGTGGTGGATGTGTTCAATCAGGAAATGGAAAAACTTAAGACTAGCTTTCCAAATCAGCGGCCAGAACTCTGGAGGAGGAGTCAGATTCATCTCAGACGCCACCTGAAAACTGAGCGTCCCACAGAACCTGTCAGCCTTATTCTTACGTCTGGTCACAGGGCTGAAAGGACACTTGGTTGTTTGGCTCGATGCTTGGCTCAAGCTTTTTCCACTGCCCGTAACTCTTCAGTTCTAAACATCAATGGAAAAAGTAAAGCATCACAAGACAGTGATCAGGTCAAGCTGGACATTGATAGTGAGTTGAGAAAAGCCTTTGATGGTAAAACATTTGCTGCAGTAATCCACCGATTTGAGGAGCTCCCTCCTGGATCCACTCTCATCTTTTACCGTTACTGTGACCATGAGAATGCGGCTTATAAGAACGTCTTCCTGGCCTTTACTGTAATGCTTGATGCAGAAGTGGAAGTGCCATCCGATGTCGGTCTAGGGAGAGTTGAGGAGATGGTTCAAGAGCACGTAAAACAGAAGTTTGTCTCCTCAGACAAGTTAGCTACGTTTAATGAAATGGATGTGGACAAACTGAGTGGACTGTGGAGCAGAATTTCACATCTCATCTTGCCAGTGGCTGCAGAAGAGACAATTGAACAACAGGGCTGTGGGGACTGTGACAAATCATTTTGA
- the zgc:112962 gene encoding torsin-1A-interacting protein 1 isoform X36 has translation MASEGDFGLPQKSQPQTRMSENEKETQNVLHSEPESMKEVDKENDNNKPVKSEGAVDSSGNSAPKKEEKTQPRNDPQSEPKPETTEKVDEGNISKLEKTGEKTQPRNDPQSEPKPETTNKVDEGNISKLEKTGEKTQPRNDPQSEPKPETTEKVDEEKTQLRNDPQSEPKPETTEKVDEGNISKLEKTGAVDSSGNSAPKKEEKTQPRNDPQSEPKPETTEKVDEEKTQPRNDPQSEPKPETTEKVDEEKTQPRNDPQSEPKPETTEKVDEEKTQPRNDPQSEPKPETTEKVDEGNISKLEKTGAVDSSGNSAPKKEEKTQPRNDPQSEPKPETTNKVDEEKTQLRNDPQSEPKPETTNKVDEGNISKLEKTGEKTQPRNDPQSEPKPETTNKVDEGNISKLEKTGAVDSSGNSAPKKEEKTQPRNDPQSEPKPETTNKVDEGNISKLEKTGAVDSSGNSAPKKEEKTQPRNDPQSEPKPETTNKVDEGNISKLEKTGEKTQLRNDPQSEPKPETTNKVDEEKTQPRNDPQSEPKPETTEKVDEGNISKLEKTGEKTQPRNDPQSEPKPETTNKVDEGNISKLEKTGAVDSSGNSAPKKEEKTQPRNDPQSEPKPETTEKVDEEKTQPRNDPQSEPKPETTEKVDEDVGLSGDSSPDVGTKKEDEQLQHTATSELPQERQPQIRVGGNEKLLLIGVAVLLAAIFYAIFFHPKSTPPVPNEFNVVDVFNQEMEKLKTSFPNQRPELWRRSQIHLRRHLKTERPTEPVSLILTSGHRAERTLGCLARCLAQAFSTARNSSVLNINGKSKASQDSDQVKLDIDSELRKAFDGKTFAAVIHRFEELPPGSTLIFYRYCDHENAAYKNVFLAFTVMLDAEVEVPSDVGLGRVEEMVQEHVKQKFVSSDKLATFNEMDVDKLSGLWSRISHLILPVAAEETIEQQGCGDCDKSF, from the exons ATGGCAAGCGAAGGCGACTTtg GACTTCCACAAAAAAGCCAACCACAGACCAGAATGTCAGAGAATGAGA AGGAGACACAGAACGTCCTTCACTCTGAACCTGAATCTATGAAAGAAGTAGATAAAGagaatgataataataaacctgTGAAGAGTGAAGGAG CTGTTGACTCGTCTGGTAATTCTGCACCTAAAAAGGAAG AAAAGACTCAGCCCAGGAACGATCCACAATCTGAACCTAAACCTGAAACTACAGAAAAAGTGGATGAAGGTAACATCAGTAAACTTGAGAAGACAGGAG AGAAGACTCAGCCCAGGAACGATCCACAATCTGAACCTAAACCTGAAACTACAAATAAAGTGGATGAAGGTAACATCAGTAAACTTGAGAAGACAggag AGAAGACTCAGCCCAGGAACGATCCACAATCTGAACCTAAACCTGAAACTACAGAAAAAGTGGATGAAG AGAAGACTCAGCTCAGGAACGATCCACAATCTGAACCTAAACCTGAAACTACAGAAAAAGTGGATGAAGGTAACATCAGTAAACTTGAGAAGACAGGAG CTGTTGACTCGTCTGGTAATTCTGCACCTAAAAAGGAAG AGAAGACTCAGCCCAGGAACGATCCACAATCTGAACCGAAACCTGAAACTACAGAAAAAGTGGATGAAG AGAAGACTCAGCCCAGGAACGATCCACAATCTGAACCGAAACCTGAAACTACAGAAAAAGTGGATGAAG AGAAGACTCAGCCCAGGAACGATCCACAATCTGAACCTAAACCTGAAACTACAGAAAAAGTGGATGAAG AGAAGACTCAGCCCAGGAACGATCCACAATCTGAACCGAAACCTGAAACTACAGAAAAAGTGGATGAAGGTAACATCAGTAAACTTGAGAAGACAGGAG CTGTTGACTCGTCTGGTAATTCTGCACCTAAAAAGGAAG AGAAGACTCAGCCCAGGAACGATCCACAATCTGAACCTAAACCTGAAACTACAAATAAAGTGGATGAAG AGAAGACTCAGCTCAGGAACGATCCACAATCTGAACCTAAACCTGAAACTACAAATAAAGTGGATGAAGGTAACATCAGTAAACTTGAGAAGAcaggag AGAAGACTCAGCCCAGGAACGATCCACAATCTGAACCTAAACCTGAAACTACAAATAAAGTGGATGAAGGTAACATCAGTAAACTTGAGAAGACAGGAG CTGTTGACTCGTCTGGTAATTCTGCACCTAAAAAGGAAG AGAAGACTCAGCCCAGGAACGATCCACAATCTGAACCTAAACCTGAAACTACAAATAAAGTGGATGAAGGTAACATCAGTAAACTTGAGAAGAcaggag CTGTTGACTCGTCTGGTAATTCTGCACCTAAAAAGGAAG AGAAGACTCAGCCCAGGAACGATCCACAATCTGAACCTAAACCTGAAACTACAAATAAAGTGGATGAAGGTAACATCAGTAAACTTGAGAAGAcaggag AGAAGACTCAGCTCAGGAACGATCCACAATCTGAACCTAAACCTGAAACTACAAATAAAGTGGATGAAG AGAAGACTCAGCCCAGGAACGATCCACAATCTGAACCGAAACCTGAAACTACAGAAAAAGTGGATGAAGGTAACATCAGTAAACTTGAGAAGACAggag AGAAGACTCAGCCCAGGAACGATCCACAATCTGAACCTAAACCTGAAACTACAAATAAAGTGGATGAAGGTAACATCAGTAAACTTGAGAAGACAGGAG CTGTTGACTCGTCTGGTAATTCTGCACCTAAAAAGGAAG AGAAGACTCAGCCCAGGAACGATCCACAATCTGAACCTAAACCTGAAACTACAGAAAAAGTGGATGAAG AGAAGACTCAGCCCAGGAACGATCCACAATCTGAACCTAAACCTGAAACTACAGAAAAAGTGGATGAAG ATGTTGGCTTGTCTGGTGATTCTTCTCCAGATGTTGGAACTAAAAAAGAGGATG AGCAACTACAACATACCGCCACTTCTGAACTTCCACAAGAAAGACAACCACAGATCAGAGTGGGAGGGAATGAGA AACTGTTATTGATTGGTGTTGCTGTCCTACTTGCAGCTATCttttatgctattttttttCATCCTAAATCAACTCCACCTGTACCAAATGAGTTTAATGTGGTGGATGTGTTCAATCAGGAAATGGAAAAACTTAAGACTAGCTTTCCAAATCAGCGGCCAGAACTCTGGAGGAGGAGTCAGATTCATCTCAGACGCCACCTGAAAACTGAGCGTCCCACAGAACCTGTCAGCCTTATTCTTACGTCTGGTCACAGGGCTGAAAGGACACTTGGTTGTTTGGCTCGATGCTTGGCTCAAGCTTTTTCCACTGCCCGTAACTCTTCAGTTCTAAACATCAATGGAAAAAGTAAAGCATCACAAGACAGTGATCAGGTCAAGCTGGACATTGATAGTGAGTTGAGAAAAGCCTTTGATGGTAAAACATTTGCTGCAGTAATCCACCGATTTGAGGAGCTCCCTCCTGGATCCACTCTCATCTTTTACCGTTACTGTGACCATGAGAATGCGGCTTATAAGAACGTCTTCCTGGCCTTTACTGTAATGCTTGATGCAGAAGTGGAAGTGCCATCCGATGTCGGTCTAGGGAGAGTTGAGGAGATGGTTCAAGAGCACGTAAAACAGAAGTTTGTCTCCTCAGACAAGTTAGCTACGTTTAATGAAATGGATGTGGACAAACTGAGTGGACTGTGGAGCAGAATTTCACATCTCATCTTGCCAGTGGCTGCAGAAGAGACAATTGAACAACAGGGCTGTGGGGACTGTGACAAATCATTTTGA